A stretch of Aspergillus nidulans FGSC A4 chromosome VI DNA encodes these proteins:
- the nfr1 gene encoding protein aifA (transcript_id=CADANIAT00009510): MAQKYKLKDISSLTGINNFDKVEAEVEGVQDGKVLLVKYEDKVHAISPKCTHYGAPLKNGVVSPEGRITCPWHGACFNVKSGDIEDAPAPAALNTFELFEENGSVYIRGEESAIKSGQRISEHKCSSSGPGGLVIIGGGSGTLGVILAIRELGYNGAITIITREPSLIIDRTKLSKALIPDPEKIQWRSPQWYKDVGIETVSDEVSAVDFSQKIVVTRSGKTFPYTKLVLATGGVPRTLPLEGFQLLENVFKLRTVTDVQRILNAIGDGKNKKVVIIGSSFIGMEVGNALSKDNEVTIVGQESAPMERVMGTEVGHIFQRNLEKAGVKFKLSAGVAKATPSNEEARKVGAVHLQDGTVLPADVVILGVGVRPATDFLQGNPAITLEKDGSIKVDEHFSVPGLNNDVFAIGDIATFPYHGPGTDPKKGTYTRIEHWNVAQNAGRSVASSILHMLHNTTSSLQKVKPKVFIPIFWSALGSQLRYCGNTIMGWDDLVLKGEPENAKFAAYYCKGETVVAVATMGMDPIMVKCAELMRRNNMPSKKEIQDGVDVLSIDVPKGVRI, translated from the exons ATGGCACAGAAGTATAAgctcaaggatatctcctcctTGACGGGCATCAATAACTTTGATaaggttgaggctgaggtggAGGGCGTGCAGGATGGAAAGGTGCTGCTCGTGAAATACGAAGACAAAGTGCACGCCATCAGTCCTAAATGCACCCATTACGGTGCTCccttgaagaatggagtCGTTTCTCCAGAGGGGCGGATTACCTGCCCGTGGCATGGAG CTTGCTTCAATGTCAAGAGTGGAGATATTGAAGATGCCCCTGCTCCCGCTGCTCTCAATACATTTGAATTGTTTGAGGAGAACGGCTCTGTCTACATCCGCGGTGAAGAATCCGCTATCAAGTCTGGTCAGCGAATCTCGGAGCATAAGTGCAGCTCCTCTGGCCCCGGCGGCTTGGTTATTATAGGAGG AGGCTCTGGTACCCTCGGCGTGATCCTTGCTATTCGAGAACTCGGTTACAATGGCGCTATTACCATCATTACTCGCGAGCCTAGTCTCATAATCGACCGCAcgaagctctccaaggctcTCATCCCAGACCCTGAGAAGATCCAGTGGCGCTCTCCCCAGTGGTACAAGGACGTTGGCATCGAGACAGTCTCAGACGAAGTTAGTGCAGTCGACTTCAGCCAAAAGATTGTCGTTACGCGCTCTGGCAAGACATTCCCTTACACCAAACTCGTCCTAGCCACTGGAGGCGTCCCTCGCACGCTCCCCCTGGAaggcttccagctcctcgagaaCGTCTTCAAACTCCGCACAGTAACAGACGTCCAGCGAATTCTCAATGCCATTGGCGACggaaagaacaagaaggtTGTCATTATCGGAAGCTCCTTCATCGGCATGGAGGTTGGCAACGCTCTGTCCAAGGACAATGAGGTCACCATCGTTGGTCAAGAATCCGCACCCATGGAGCGCGTAATGGGCACCGAAGTCGGCCACATCTTCCAACGCAACCTCGAAAAGGCCGGCGTGAAGTTCAAGCTCTCCGCCGGCGTCGCGAAGGCCACCCCCTCcaatgaagaagcccgcAAGGTTGGCGCCGTGCATCTGCAGGACGGCACCGTTTTACCCGCCGACGTCGTCATCCTGGGTGTCGGCGTCCGTCCTGCAACCGATTTCCTCCAAGGCAACCCAGCCATCACCCTTGAGAAGGACGGCTCCATCAAGGTTGACGAGCACTTCTCCGTCCCTGGTCTGAACAATGACGTCTTCGCCATTGGCGATATCGCCACGTTCCCGTACCACGGGCCCGGCACAGATCCCAAAAAGGGCACATACACACGCATCGAACACTGGAATGTCGCTCAAAATGCCGGCCGTAGCGTCGCATCCTCAATCTTGCACATGCTCCACaacaccacctcctccctgcAAAAGGTCAAACCAAAGGTCTTTATCCCAATCTTCTGGTCCGCGCTCGGCTCACAGCTGCGTTATTGCGGAAACACGATAATGGGATGGGACGACCTGGTGCTCAAGGGCGAGCCCGAGAATGCCAAGTTTGCAGCTTACTACTGTAAGGGAGAGAcagttgttgctgttgccaCGATGGGTATGGATCCTATTATGGTTAAGTGTGCAGAATTAATGAGGAGGAACAACATGCCAAGTAAGAAGGAGATCCAGGACGGGGTGGATGTACTGTCGATTGATGTGCCGAAGGGTGTGAGGATCTAA